One genomic segment of Hordeum vulgare subsp. vulgare chromosome 2H, MorexV3_pseudomolecules_assembly, whole genome shotgun sequence includes these proteins:
- the LOC123426259 gene encoding transcription factor PCF6-like, which translates to MDLSVAAAVELGKRGRTEDQDQDQGHGDAKRLALVPWPPHQQHPSSRIYRVSRGSGGKDRHSKVYTAKGIRDRRVRLSVATAIQFYDLQDRLGYDQPSKAVEWLIKAAAAAIDKLPELEAAAFPNHPASANKQSSALQPEAHGSQPQQQQLTRSACSSTSETSKGSVLSLSRSDSRVKARERARDRSASVKDKEAGDDSATRAPSAQAASFTELLTGLAAATPAAAQHKHHNSWHQMTASATADYLGFAQPRKSGHGMLHTFASPAPHLGNIAPVAMAPGQHFSLSAGGEPQTEMPHFSFSQDHYMPVHAAATSAPSVDYNLNFSMSSGLVGVNNTRGTLQSNSQPHLSGHHQQQQLQRLSTPLDAPHIPFLFSPAVAVASPTTAESHFGAAAALQLWEGFRHSDMKEKGKN; encoded by the coding sequence ATGGACCTCagcgtcgccgccgccgtcgagcTCGGCAAGCGGGGCCGCACCGAGGACCAGGACCAGGACCAGGGCCACGGGGACGCCAAGCGGCTGGCGCTCGTGccgtggccgccgcaccagcagcACCCCTCCTCGCGGATCTACCGCGTCTCGCGCGGCTCCGGCGGCAAGGACCGCCACAGCAAGGTCTACACGGCCAAGGGCATCCGCGACCGCCGCGTCCGCCTCTCCGTCGCCACCGCCATCCAGTTCTACGACCTGCAGGATCGCCTTGGCTACGACCAGCCCAGCAAGGCCGTCGAGTGGCTCATCAAGGCAGCCGCCGCCGCAATCGACAAGCTCCCAGAGCTCGAGGCCGCCGCCTTCCCCAACCACCCGGCCTCAGCCAACAAACAGTCTTCAGCTCTTCAACCGGAGGCCCACGGCTCGCAGCCTCAGCAGCAGCAGCTCACCAGATCGGCCTGCAGCAGCACGTCCGAGACCAGCAAGGGCTCCGTCCTCTCGCTCTCTCGCTCCGACAGCCGAGTCAAGGCCAGGGAGCGCGCGCGTGACCGGAGCGCCTCTGTGAAGGACAAGGAGGCCGGAGACGACTCGGCCACCCGCGCCCCCTCGGCGCAGGCCGCTTCCTTCACCGAGCTGCTCACTGGATTGGCGGCCGCTACCCCAGCCGCTGCTCAGCACAAGCACCACAACTCGTGGCACCAGATGACCGCGTCTGCCACCGCGGACTACCTCGGCTTCGCCCAGCCCCGGAAATCCGGGCACGGGATGCTGCACACCTTCGCCTCCCCGGCCCCGCACCTTGGCAACATTGCGCCCGTCGCCATGGCCCCGGGGCAGCACTTCAGCTTATCAGCTGGCGGCGAGCCGCAGACGGAGATGCCGCACTTCTCCTTCTCGCAAGACCACTACATGCCCGTCCATGCGGCGGCAACGTCGGCTCCGTCAGTAGACTACaatctcaacttctccatgtcctCGGGTCTTGTGGGTGTCAACAACACCAGGGGGACCCTTCAGTCCAATTCGCAGCCGCACCTCTCCggccaccaccagcagcagcagctccaGAGGCTGTCTACTCCACTGGATGCTCCGCACATACCCTTCTTGTTCAGCCCAGCCGTCGCGGTGGCCTCCCCCACCACAGCGGAGAGCCACTTCGGCGCGGCGGCCGCATTGCAGCTCTGGGAGGGGTTCAGGCACTCCGACATGAAGGAGAAGGGCAAGAACTGA